One window of Tachysurus vachellii isolate PV-2020 chromosome 21, HZAU_Pvac_v1, whole genome shotgun sequence genomic DNA carries:
- the gipc1 gene encoding PDZ domain-containing protein GIPC1, translated as MPLGLGRRKKASPLVENEEAEPIRAGLNVDGLDGGRVGIAEGVTQEGLPPPPTNLRPRLIFHTQLAHGSPTGRIEGFGNVRELYAKIGEAFAIPPEEVMFCTLNTHKVDMDKLLGGQIGLEDFIFAHVKGQRKEVEVFKGEDALGLTITDNGAGYAFIKRIREGSIIHQIQIINVGDMIESINGQTLIGCRHYEVAKMLKELQRGKNFVLKLVEPLKAFDMISQRSGGRAGSGVQLGTGRGTLRLRSKGPATVEELPSAFEEKAISKVDDLLENYMGIRDSELAATMVELGKDKKNPDEFAEALDETLGDFAFPDEFVFDVWGAIGDAKVGRI; from the exons ATGCCGCTCGGACTCGGCCGACGGAAGAAAGCGTCTCCGCTGGTGGAAAACGAGGAAGCCGAGCCGATCCGCGCCGGGCTCAACGTGGACGGACTGGACGGTGGGCGGGTCGGAATCGCCGAAGGTGTGACACAGGAAGGTCTTCCTCCTCCGCCCACTAACCTGCGACCTCGTCTCATTTTCCACACCCAGCTGGCGCACGGCAGCCCCACGGGTCGTATAGAGGGATTCGGGAACGTCCGTGAACTCTACGCCAAGATCGGGGAAGCCTTCGCGATCCCGCCGGAAGAA GTTATGTTTTGCACACTGAACACCCACAAAGTGGACATGGACAAGCTGCTGGGTGGCCAGATCGGCCTGGAGGACTTTATCTTCGCTCATGTGAAAGGTCAGAGGAAAGAAGTGGAGGTGTTCAAAGGCGAGGACGCGCTTGGACTCACGATCACTGACAATGGTGCCGGCTACGCGTTTATTAAG AGAATAAGGGAAGGCAGCATCATCCATCAGATCCAAATCATCAACGTGGGAGACATGATCGAGTCCATCAACGGTCAGACGCTTATCGGCTGTCGACACTACGAGGTGGCGAAGATGCTCAAAGAACTACAGAGGGGGAAAAACTTTGTCTTGAAGCTGGTGGAACCGCTGAAGGCTtttg ATATGATCAGTCAGCGGTCAGGGGGCAGAGCGGGGTCAGGGGTACAGCTGGGTACAGGCAGAGGGACGCTACGACTCAGATCTAAAGGACCAGCAACAGTGGAGGAACtg CCCTCAGCGTTTGAAGAAAAGGCGATATCGAAAGTTGATGATCTCCTGGAGAACTACATGGGAATACGAGATAGTGAGCTCG ctgccACCATGGTGGAGTTGGGCAAAGACAAGAAGAACCCAGACGAGTTTGCGGAGGCTTTAGACGAGACCCTTGGTGACTTTGCGTTCCCAGACGAGTTTGTGTTTGATGTCTGGGGTGCGATCGGTGATGCGAAGGTCGGTCGGATTTGA
- the trim35-12 gene encoding E3 ubiquitin-protein ligase TRIM39 produces MPLRPRASSQPGRGGVLLNPKVTTIMRPRALTSSCRSAVEDQLSCPVCCEIFADPVVLRCSHSFCRTCLNQFWSKKTPKRECPVCRRRCSLTEPTVSLVLKNVCETLAQEQKGLSTPPSSPGTTTKLLDLCTTHREPLKLYCHDDDELLCCVCHTSKKHQGHRVCPMEEAAHDLKAELKKELMPMKKNLRRLYEAKQEYDDITVHIKNQRQQAEKQIREEFEEIRQFLDKQELERISLLAEEEEEKLHLMKKNTDNLSRDILMFSHAVRTVDDEMSNSEAVFLKHYKNTKPRTQLTFNEPEKVPSALINVAKHVSCLKFSLWEKMQAMVEYTPVTLDANTAYPCLRLSKNLAHVSNSGMMQKLPDNPERFDHFVFVLGSEGFESGRHAWEVEVKNNNDWVIGVVKESIARKGKVSGGPEAGFWTIALSDGIYTAMTSPPTQLETSRHLERVRVKLDFDAGEVSFSNPLDLTPIYTFNERFTERMFPFFCPGANINGSNPGPLKICPVKVAVWNSSLW; encoded by the exons ATGCCTTTACGACCCAGAGCTTCCTCTCAGCCCGGGAGAGGCGGCGTGCTCCTGAACCCCAAAGTGACGACGATTATGCGTCCTCGAGCTCTGACCTCGAGCTGCCGCTCGGCCGTGGAGGACCAGCTGTCGTGTCCCGTGTGCTGCGAGATCTTCGCCGACCCCGTGGTCCTGCGCTGCAGCCACAGCTTCTGTCGAACCTGCCTGAACCAGTTCTGGAGCAAGAAGACACCTAAGCGTGAGTGTCCCGTGTGCAGGAGGAGGTGTTCTCTCACCGAGCCCACAGTCAGCCTCGTACTGAAGAACGTATGTGAGACGCTGGCGCAGGAACAGAAGGGCCTGAGCACGCCGCCGTCGTCGCCCGGCACCACCACCAAGCTGTTAGACCTGTGTACCACCCACAGAGAGCCGCTCAAACTCTACTGCCACGATGACGACGAGCTGCTGTGCTGCGTGTGTCACACCTCCAAGAAGCACCAAGGCCACCGTGTCTGTCCCATGGAGGAAGCAGCACATGACCTTAAG GCGGAGTTGAAGAAGGAGCTGATGCCGATGAAGAAAAATCTCCGTCGTCTTTACGAGGCCAAGCAGGAGTACGACGACATCACCGTCCACATCAAG AACCAAAGGCAGCAGGCAGAGAAACAGATCAGAGAGGAATTTGAGGAGATCAGACAGTTCCTGGATAAACAGGAGCTGGAGCGGATCTCTCTCCTggctgaggaagaggaggagaagttGCATCTAATGAAGAAAAACACTGACAACCTCTCACGGGATATTCTGATGTTCTCCCACGCCGTCAGAACCGTCGATGATGAAATGTCCAACAGCGAGGCCGTGTTCCTGAAG CACTATAAGAACACAAAACCGAG GACACAATTAACCTTTAATGAACCGGAGAAAGTTCCATCTGCTCTCATCAACGTGGCGAAACACGTCAGCTGTCTGAAGTTCAGCTTGTGGGAGAAAATGCAGGCCATGGTGGAATATA CTCCGGTGACCCTAGATGCCAACACGGCCTACCCCTGCCTGAGGCTGAGTAAAAACCTGGCCCACGTCAGCAACAGTGGCATGATGCAGAAGCTCCCCGACAACCCGGAGCGCTTCGACCACTTTGTCTTCGTGCTGGGGTCCGAGGGCTTTGAGTCGGGACGACACGCCTGGGAGGTTGAGGTGAAGAACAACAACGACTGGGTCATCGGTGTGGTCAAGGAGTCCATAGCCAGAAAAGGGAAAGTCTCAGGAGGTCCAGAGGCGGGTTTCTGGACAATCGCACTGTCTGACGGCATTTACACGGCCATGACGTCTCCGCCCACGCAGCTGGAGACGAGCCGCCATCTCGAGAGAGTCAGGGTGAAGCTGGACTTTGATGCTGGCGAGGTCAGCTTCTCCAACCCTCTGGACCTGACACCCATCTACACCTTCAATGAGCGCTTCACTGAGAGGATGTTCCCGTTCTTCTGCCCCGGCGCCAACATCAACGGCAGCAACCCTGGTCCTCTGAAGATCTGCCCGGTTAAAGTAGCTGTGTGGAACAGCAGCCTCTGGTAA